The proteins below are encoded in one region of Salmo salar chromosome ssa02, Ssal_v3.1, whole genome shotgun sequence:
- the ccdc127a gene encoding coiled-coil domain-containing protein 127a (The RefSeq protein has 1 substitution compared to this genomic sequence), whose protein sequence is MNNLNDPPRWNMGPDPRGGAAADGNKWNYALLVPMLGLAAFRWIWTRESQTEIIKVKARYDQDMSAVTSNLEMKYRDTLTENRRAAAILELELEKERQRVQGYRQALISQSQQVMEERKQLQLEREALEQEKMKLLESGAAGAILQHALARESDWHQRASAMLKDLEEDLVERQGAYCNLLLPREHRLEMEKNLLLKVVKEPLGTDTDLEGDLKDIFKNDRYCAKGNNRLLNVKKMDKRKNGSLMWLYLRYWQLQVTMGAHKRAEDSILGVTPDNNLK, encoded by the exons ATGAACAACTTAAATGATCCCCCTAGATGGAACATGGGGCCAGACCCACGAGGAGGTGCTGCTGCTGACGGGAACAAATGGAATTATGCCCTCCTGGTGCCAATGCTGGGGCTGGCTGCCTTTC GCTGGATCTGGACCAGAGAGTCTCAGACAGAGATCATAAAGGTCAAGGCCCGGTACGACCAGGACATGTCTGCCGTGACCTCCAACCTTGAGATGAAGTACAGAGACACCCTGACGGAGAACCGGCGGGCGGCGGCCATCTTAGAGCTGGAGCTGgagaaggagaggcagagggTCCAGGGGTACCGCCAGGCCCTCATCTCACAGAGCCAGCAGGTCATGGAGGAACGCAAACAGCTACAGTTGGAACGAGAG GCTCTGGAGCAAGAGAAGATGAAGCTTTTAGAATCCGGCGCCGCTGGGGCCATCCTCCAACACGCTCTGGCCAGAGAGAGCGACTGGCACCAGAGGGCCTCAGCTATGCTGAAGGATCTGGAGGAGGACcttgtagagagacagggggcctACTGCAACCTGCTCCTCCCCAGGGAACATAGGCTGGAGATGGAGAAGAACCTGCTCCTCAAGGTGGTGAAGGAACCGTTGGGAACGGATACAGATCTGGAGGGAGACCTGAAGGATATCTTTAAGAACGACCGCTACTGTGCCAAAGGCAACAATCGCCTCCTCAACGTGAAGAAAATGGACAAGAGGAAGAATGGTAGCTTGATGTGGCTCTACCTCAGATACTGGCAGCTGCAGGTTACCATGGAGGCGCATAAACGGGCAGAGGACTCAATACTGGGAGTTACACCAGATAACAACCTCAAGTGA
- the ccdc127a gene encoding coiled-coil domain-containing protein 127a isoform X1: MNNLNDPPRWNMGPDPRGGAAADGNKWNYALLVPMLGLAAFRWIWTRESQTEIIKVKARYDQDMSAVTSNLEMKYRDTLTENRRAAAILELELEKERQRVQGYRQALISQSQQVMEERKQLQLEREALEQEKMKLLESGAAGAILQHALARESDWHQRASAMLKDLEEDLVERQGAYCNLLLPREHRLEMEKNLLLKVVKEPLGTDTDLEGDLKDIFKNDRYCAKGNNRLLNVKKMDKRKNGSLMWLYLRYWQLQVTMEAHKRAEDSILGVTPDNNLK, translated from the exons ATGAACAACTTAAATGATCCCCCTAGATGGAACATGGGGCCAGACCCACGAGGAGGTGCTGCTGCTGACGGGAACAAATGGAATTATGCCCTCCTGGTGCCAATGCTGGGGCTGGCTGCCTTTC GCTGGATCTGGACCAGAGAGTCTCAGACAGAGATCATAAAGGTCAAGGCCCGGTACGACCAGGACATGTCTGCCGTGACCTCCAACCTTGAGATGAAGTACAGAGACACCCTGACGGAGAACCGGCGGGCGGCGGCCATCTTAGAGCTGGAGCTGgagaaggagaggcagagggTCCAGGGGTACCGCCAGGCCCTCATCTCACAGAGCCAGCAGGTCATGGAGGAACGCAAACAGCTACAGTTGGAACGAGAG GCTCTGGAGCAAGAGAAGATGAAGCTTTTAGAATCCGGCGCCGCTGGGGCCATCCTCCAACACGCTCTGGCCAGAGAGAGCGACTGGCACCAGAGGGCCTCAGCTATGCTGAAGGATCTGGAGGAGGACcttgtagagagacagggggcctACTGCAACCTGCTCCTCCCCAGGGAACATAGGCTGGAGATGGAGAAGAACCTGCTCCTCAAGGTGGTGAAGGAACCGTTGGGAACGGATACAGATCTGGAGGGAGACCTGAAGGATATCTTTAAGAACGACCGCTACTGTGCCAAAGGCAACAATCGCCTCCTCAACGTGAAGAAAATGGACAAGAGGAAGAATGGTAGCTTGATGTGGCTCTACCTCAGATACTGGCAGCTGCAGGTTACCATGGAGGCGCATAAACGGGCAGAGGACTCAATACTGGGAGTTACACCAGATAACAACCTCAAGTGA